One Manduca sexta isolate Smith_Timp_Sample1 chromosome 26, JHU_Msex_v1.0, whole genome shotgun sequence genomic region harbors:
- the LOC115446873 gene encoding uncharacterized protein LOC115446873 has product MYRTTLVVLLAVFLCTKGEHLQVGTSMNNELIYTENVKLSAVPLTTRTKNVFFNGNDTRVIKGIWAIDMDNSKAKATVTSGGVGFTFTNLKIKSKRGDGLNFQVQIFA; this is encoded by the exons ATGTATCGAACGACGTTAGTAGTGCTTCTAGCGGTGTTCCTCTGTACTAAGGGGGAGCATCTGCAAGTCGGGACGAGTATGAACAATGAGTTGATCTACACTGAGAACGTAAAACTGAGCGCTGTTCCTCTGACTACAAGGACTAAGAATGTGTTCTTCAATGGAAATGATACCAGAGTTATTAag GGTATCTGGGCAATAGACATGGACAACTCGAAGGCCAAGGCGACAGTGACGTCAGGAGGCGTCGGGTTCACCTTCACCAACCTGAAGATCAAGAGCAAACGCGGAGACGGCCTCAACTTCCAAGTGCAGATATTTGCGTGA